The following are encoded in a window of Corynebacterium argentoratense DSM 44202 genomic DNA:
- a CDS encoding inorganic phosphate transporter, producing MTELIILLIVVATALAFDYTNGFHDTGNAMATSIATGALKPKVAVGISASLNLVGAFLSVEVATTVAKGVVDLDKFDLMNPDQAHQLLLVVFAGLIGGIVWNLLTWLFGIPSSSSHALFGGMIGAALASLGMGGVVWHGVAAKVIIPALAAPVVAGIVAMVGTWLVYRLTNSVPEGQKNNYFRFGQIGSASLVSLAHGTNDAQKTMGVIFLALVATGNLHQDDPIPFWVKAACAICIALGTYMGGWRVIRTLGKGLVEIDSPQGMAAETSSAAIILTSSHFGMALSTTHVATGSIMGTGLGRKGAEVRWGVAGRMALAWLITLPAAAAVGAATWWLAHLIGLGMGDLWGVIAAFAVLVALAGYIFSHSLKAPVNSSNVNDEWDENSDDAATAARAGAHTAAQPAAAPTPDNAADAAAAAFDPAEDPLAIVEVIDNPMTGASDADSTQAAYDPRDDAAAATPATSTPMADQQRKEGR from the coding sequence GTGACCGAACTGATCATCCTCCTTATCGTGGTGGCCACAGCGCTAGCCTTTGACTACACCAATGGCTTCCACGACACAGGCAACGCGATGGCAACATCCATCGCCACAGGCGCACTCAAACCCAAAGTGGCGGTGGGCATCTCTGCCTCGCTCAACCTCGTGGGCGCATTCCTATCCGTCGAAGTCGCCACCACCGTCGCCAAAGGCGTCGTCGACCTCGACAAATTCGACCTCATGAATCCCGACCAGGCCCACCAACTACTCCTCGTAGTCTTCGCAGGCCTCATCGGCGGCATCGTGTGGAACCTCCTCACCTGGCTGTTCGGCATCCCTTCGTCCTCGTCGCATGCCTTGTTCGGTGGCATGATCGGCGCAGCGCTCGCCTCCCTCGGCATGGGAGGCGTCGTCTGGCACGGCGTCGCCGCCAAGGTCATCATCCCCGCACTCGCAGCACCCGTCGTTGCCGGTATCGTCGCCATGGTCGGCACCTGGCTGGTCTACAGGCTCACCAACTCAGTTCCAGAAGGCCAGAAAAACAACTACTTCCGCTTCGGACAAATCGGTTCCGCATCCCTGGTCTCGCTGGCGCACGGCACCAACGACGCGCAGAAAACAATGGGCGTTATCTTCCTCGCCCTTGTCGCCACCGGCAACCTCCACCAGGACGACCCGATCCCCTTCTGGGTGAAGGCCGCCTGCGCAATCTGCATCGCCCTCGGCACCTACATGGGTGGCTGGCGCGTCATCCGCACCCTGGGCAAAGGACTCGTCGAGATCGACTCCCCCCAAGGCATGGCCGCCGAAACCTCCTCCGCAGCCATCATCCTTACCTCCTCCCATTTCGGAATGGCGCTGTCCACCACACACGTCGCCACCGGCTCCATCATGGGCACCGGCCTCGGCCGCAAGGGTGCCGAAGTCCGCTGGGGGGTCGCCGGCCGCATGGCCCTAGCGTGGCTCATCACCCTTCCCGCCGCAGCTGCCGTCGGCGCTGCAACCTGGTGGCTCGCTCACTTGATCGGCCTGGGCATGGGTGACCTCTGGGGTGTCATCGCAGCATTCGCCGTGCTCGTCGCCCTCGCCGGCTACATTTTCAGCCACTCCCTGAAGGCCCCCGTTAATAGCTCCAACGTCAATGACGAATGGGACGAAAACAGTGATGACGCCGCGACCGCTGCGCGCGCAGGCGCCCACACTGCCGCACAACCTGCCGCAGCACCAACCCCCGACAATGCAGCCGACGCCGCTGCCGCTGCTTTCGACCCGGCAGAAGACCCCCTGGCAATAGTCGAGGTCATCGACAACCCGATGACTGGTGCCAGCGACGCCGACAGCACCCAAGCCGCCTACGATCCCCGTGATGACGCAGCCGCCGCAACCCCCGCGACGTCAACACCCATGGCAGACCAGCAGAGGAAAGAGGGCCGATAA
- a CDS encoding 1,4-dihydroxy-2-naphthoyl-CoA synthase, whose protein sequence is MSSSNPFDPTQWTTVDGFDDLTDITYHRYTDAGIVRIAFDRPEVRNAFRPHTVDELYRTLDHARRTPDVGCVLLTGNGPSPKDGGWAFCSGGDQRIRGRSGYRYADGDTADTVDVAREKAEGGRLHILEVQRLIRTMPKVVIAVVGGWAAGGGHSLHVVCDMTIASREHARFKQTDADVGSFDAGYGSAYLAKMVGQKFAREIFFLGRTYDAETMQRMGAVNIVADHADLENEAIQAAKEILGKSPTAQRMLKFAFNLTDDGLMGQQVFAGEATRLAYMTDEAVEGRDSFLEKRDPDWSEFPYYY, encoded by the coding sequence ATGAGCAGCAGCAACCCCTTCGACCCCACCCAATGGACCACAGTCGACGGCTTCGACGACCTCACCGACATCACCTACCACCGGTACACAGACGCCGGCATCGTCCGCATCGCCTTCGACCGCCCCGAAGTGCGCAACGCCTTCCGCCCCCACACCGTCGACGAGCTCTACCGCACCCTCGACCACGCACGCCGCACACCCGACGTCGGCTGCGTTTTGCTGACCGGCAACGGCCCCTCACCGAAGGACGGCGGCTGGGCCTTCTGCTCCGGCGGCGACCAACGCATCCGAGGCCGCAGCGGCTACCGCTACGCCGACGGCGACACTGCCGACACTGTTGACGTCGCGCGCGAGAAGGCCGAAGGCGGCCGCCTGCACATCCTTGAGGTACAGCGTCTGATCCGCACCATGCCGAAGGTGGTCATCGCCGTAGTTGGTGGTTGGGCTGCCGGCGGCGGGCACTCCCTGCACGTGGTGTGCGACATGACGATCGCATCCCGCGAGCACGCGCGCTTTAAGCAGACTGATGCGGATGTCGGAAGTTTCGACGCCGGCTATGGTTCCGCATACCTGGCAAAGATGGTGGGTCAGAAATTTGCCCGCGAGATCTTCTTCCTGGGGCGCACCTATGATGCGGAGACCATGCAGCGCATGGGTGCGGTCAATATTGTGGCCGATCATGCCGATCTGGAAAACGAGGCGATCCAGGCTGCCAAGGAGATCCTCGGCAAGTCCCCCACAGCGCAGCGCATGCTGAAGTTCGCCTTCAACCTCACCGATGATGGCTTGATGGGACAGCAGGTGTTCGCCGGCGAGGCCACCCGCCTTGCCTACATGACCGACGAAGCCGTCGAAGGTCGCGATTCCTTCCTGGAGAAGCGCGACCCTGACTGGTCGGAATTCCCGTACTACTACTAG
- a CDS encoding o-succinylbenzoate synthase, with protein MDSNVTFDPAVVDAIASIDLDRIGQPGGLDVRVVGVPLAVRFRGVDVREAVLIKGPAGWGEFAPFKEYEPQEAAAWLAAGIEQSHVGLPAVKRDSVEVNATVPAVAPGQVAEVLDRFPGCRTVKVKVADRPWEEGSLDDDVARVAAVREYCAARDVVVQIRVDANRAWSVEQATQAVRRFGPLQYVEQPCATVDELAQLRATFPRMGVFVQVAADESIRRAEDPFEVARRRACDVAVLKVAPLGGVRRTLAIADFLAEQGIAVTIASALDTGVGMYGGLVAAANLQGFVDDDLMEAPRLAAGLATGGLFEPGADVVPDSLFAVVDGAIAVPRQAPVVDDQRLAAAEARVSDEVRQWWLAHLRASLVELRKAVGLESC; from the coding sequence ATGGATTCCAATGTGACTTTTGATCCCGCGGTGGTCGATGCGATTGCTTCCATCGACCTTGACCGTATCGGCCAGCCCGGTGGCTTGGATGTTCGAGTGGTGGGGGTGCCGTTGGCGGTGCGTTTCCGTGGGGTTGATGTGCGTGAGGCCGTGTTGATTAAGGGGCCGGCGGGGTGGGGAGAGTTTGCCCCGTTTAAGGAGTATGAGCCGCAGGAGGCCGCTGCGTGGTTGGCTGCCGGGATTGAGCAGTCGCATGTGGGTTTGCCTGCTGTAAAGCGTGATTCGGTGGAGGTCAACGCGACGGTTCCAGCGGTCGCGCCGGGGCAGGTGGCTGAGGTGTTGGATCGCTTCCCGGGGTGCCGGACTGTGAAGGTGAAGGTGGCTGATCGCCCGTGGGAGGAGGGGAGTCTGGATGATGACGTCGCGAGGGTTGCGGCTGTGCGTGAATATTGTGCTGCCCGCGATGTGGTTGTGCAGATTCGTGTGGATGCCAATCGTGCGTGGTCGGTAGAGCAGGCTACCCAGGCTGTGCGTCGTTTTGGTCCTTTGCAGTATGTGGAGCAGCCGTGTGCGACGGTTGATGAGCTGGCGCAGTTGCGTGCGACTTTTCCTCGGATGGGTGTGTTTGTGCAGGTTGCGGCGGATGAGTCTATTCGGCGCGCGGAGGATCCTTTCGAGGTGGCTCGTCGTCGTGCCTGTGATGTGGCGGTGTTGAAGGTGGCGCCGTTGGGTGGGGTGCGTCGTACGTTGGCGATTGCTGACTTTTTGGCGGAGCAGGGGATTGCGGTGACTATTGCTAGTGCTTTGGACACAGGTGTGGGCATGTACGGGGGGTTGGTGGCTGCGGCGAATCTGCAGGGGTTCGTGGATGATGATTTGATGGAGGCTCCTCGTTTGGCCGCGGGGTTGGCCACGGGCGGGTTGTTTGAGCCGGGCGCGGACGTCGTGCCGGATAGTCTTTTCGCCGTTGTTGATGGCGCTATTGCGGTGCCGCGCCAGGCTCCAGTGGTGGATGATCAGCGGTTGGCGGCGGCCGAGGCCCGGGTGTCGGATGAGGTGCGGCAGTGGTGGTTGGCTCATCTGCGCGCGTCGTTGGTGGAGCTTCGTAAGGCTGTCGGCCTAGAGTCCTGCTAG
- the menD gene encoding 2-succinyl-5-enolpyruvyl-6-hydroxy-3-cyclohexene-1-carboxylic-acid synthase encodes MDSCVDVGIAPVVPSVVAAAVVLDAAVAAGVREVVVCPGSRSAPLALCAARDPRVRVHTRIDERSAAFFALGMARVTGRPAVVVMTSGTAVANCLPAVIEAAHAHVPLVVASADRPARLVGTGASQTIDQVGMFGGFAECVNVEPLPKRLSEDDAAEFTHAVSMLRTQVDHAFAQVGPQHPLQLNLQFDQPLVGSVDAATAWVRENLPAADDATSSPAKTHGGQWIDHGEVSVDLSKRTLVITGDEAWQVEGLEDVPTMAEPTAPAPYLPVHPGAARLFLSEQVSAEGYVVDTKPEQVIVVGHPTLHRGVMKLLKDPDVRLIVLSRTNQLTDPYRRADATGTHIKTTGELDKNWLKVCSAASDLAAETVRTALEDDTLGFTGLHAAAAVADTLAVGDTLVLGASNPVRDASFLGLPYDGVSTYAPRGAAGIDGTISQTLGVAAATSTLNPEEPRTPRTIALLGDVTFLHDAGGLNIPEHSPQPDNVTIVVANDSGCGIFETLEAGDPDYRDVFEQVFATPCNVDIAALCDAYDWEYIRAETTQQLLDALVDTCEKPRGRTIIEAITTRTTRRELAHKAQL; translated from the coding sequence ATGGATTCTTGCGTTGACGTAGGCATTGCACCGGTGGTTCCTAGTGTTGTGGCCGCGGCGGTTGTGTTGGATGCTGCGGTTGCTGCTGGGGTGCGTGAGGTTGTAGTGTGCCCGGGTTCGCGTAGCGCCCCGTTGGCGTTGTGCGCGGCGCGGGATCCCCGGGTCCGCGTGCATACCCGCATCGACGAGCGTTCCGCTGCGTTTTTTGCCCTCGGCATGGCTAGGGTGACGGGGCGTCCTGCGGTGGTCGTGATGACCTCTGGCACTGCCGTTGCAAACTGTCTACCTGCCGTTATTGAGGCCGCGCACGCTCACGTTCCCCTGGTGGTCGCGTCAGCTGATCGCCCCGCTCGCCTGGTGGGCACGGGAGCCAGCCAAACCATTGACCAGGTGGGAATGTTCGGTGGGTTTGCCGAGTGCGTCAACGTTGAGCCCCTACCGAAGCGCCTCTCTGAGGATGACGCCGCGGAATTCACGCATGCAGTCAGCATGCTGCGCACCCAGGTGGATCACGCCTTCGCGCAGGTTGGTCCGCAGCACCCCTTGCAGTTAAACCTGCAATTTGACCAACCTCTCGTCGGCAGTGTTGACGCCGCGACCGCCTGGGTCCGTGAGAATCTTCCGGCCGCAGATGACGCGACGTCATCACCCGCGAAAACGCACGGTGGACAGTGGATCGACCACGGCGAAGTCTCCGTGGACCTAAGCAAGCGGACGCTCGTGATCACCGGCGACGAAGCGTGGCAGGTGGAAGGGCTTGAAGACGTCCCCACCATGGCTGAACCCACCGCACCCGCACCTTATCTGCCCGTGCACCCCGGTGCGGCGCGACTGTTCCTATCGGAACAGGTCTCCGCGGAAGGCTACGTTGTCGACACCAAACCGGAACAAGTCATCGTCGTAGGCCACCCCACGCTGCACCGCGGCGTCATGAAGCTACTCAAAGACCCCGACGTGCGGCTGATCGTGCTGTCCCGCACCAACCAACTCACCGACCCCTACCGGCGCGCCGACGCCACCGGAACACACATAAAAACCACCGGTGAGCTAGACAAAAACTGGCTCAAAGTATGCTCCGCGGCCTCCGACCTCGCCGCAGAAACCGTGCGCACCGCCCTCGAAGACGACACCCTCGGATTCACCGGACTGCACGCCGCAGCAGCCGTCGCGGACACACTCGCCGTGGGCGACACCCTCGTCCTCGGGGCATCCAACCCCGTCCGCGACGCCAGCTTCCTAGGCCTGCCCTACGACGGAGTCTCAACCTACGCCCCCCGCGGCGCCGCCGGAATCGACGGAACCATCAGCCAAACGCTGGGCGTAGCCGCCGCGACGTCAACACTCAACCCAGAGGAACCCCGCACACCCCGCACCATCGCGCTCCTCGGCGACGTTACCTTCCTCCACGACGCCGGCGGACTTAATATCCCCGAACACAGCCCCCAACCAGACAACGTCACCATCGTCGTCGCCAACGACTCCGGCTGCGGCATCTTCGAAACCCTAGAGGCAGGCGACCCCGACTACCGCGACGTCTTCGAACAAGTCTTCGCCACCCCCTGCAACGTCGACATCGCCGCACTCTGCGACGCATACGACTGGGAATACATCCGCGCCGAAACCACCCAGCAACTCCTCGACGCACTTGTCGACACCTGCGAAAAACCACGCGGCAGAACCATCATCGAAGCAATCACCACCCGCACCACCCGACGCGAACTCGCCCACAAGGCACAACTATGA
- a CDS encoding DUF3592 domain-containing protein, producing MNPRVRKRLNQLIMGLWAFAIVGCLGLSVGCYIDDRTIAADPGRALARVTNTSGARTTVDFRDEQGVYRSPPNGLLYPTGLSENQLVYVTYAKSNPNLVKVENRAWTLSLIPAASLMLASTLIAAALFAAVAWANTALRRRAEAAATARHPKH from the coding sequence ATGAACCCACGCGTGCGCAAAAGACTCAACCAACTCATCATGGGCCTATGGGCATTCGCCATCGTCGGCTGCCTCGGCCTCAGCGTCGGCTGCTACATCGACGACCGCACCATCGCCGCCGACCCCGGCCGAGCTCTCGCACGCGTCACCAACACCAGCGGAGCACGCACCACCGTCGACTTCCGCGACGAACAAGGCGTCTACCGCTCGCCCCCCAACGGACTGCTCTACCCAACAGGACTATCCGAAAACCAACTCGTCTACGTCACCTACGCAAAAAGCAACCCCAACCTCGTCAAAGTTGAAAACCGCGCCTGGACGCTATCCCTCATCCCCGCGGCGTCATTAATGCTGGCAAGCACACTCATCGCCGCCGCACTATTCGCCGCCGTCGCCTGGGCAAATACAGCCCTACGACGCCGCGCCGAAGCCGCAGCCACCGCACGACACCCCAAACACTAG
- a CDS encoding glycosyltransferase family 4 protein, translating to MRAAIVAESFLPNVNGVTNSVLRILEYLRDNGHDALVIAPGARDFEEEIPEYAGFPIVRVPTIMVPMINSLPIGVPMPAVINALRSFHPDVIHLASPFVLGGAGASAAKQLDIPCVGVYQTDVAGFAQKYNLAPLIAMSWEWTKAIHNKCQLTLAPSSATISTLRSHGIRNVHQWARGVDAQRFNPSKRSQQLRTQWNPTGAQTIVGYVGRLAAEKGVERLAQVDAQPDMQLVIVGDGPERPTLEALMPNAVFTGALDGEELAQAYASFDIFCHTGEFETFCQTIQEALASGIPAIGPNAGGPIDLICPGSHGALLDVDTYQDTVVNTIRQLRAPNSYPTLCQNARDSIEGKTWEALCEQLLDYYQQAMSATSPRWRRTIAAPIQRVRRAVALRPWQKQR from the coding sequence ATGCGAGCCGCCATTGTCGCCGAATCCTTCCTCCCCAACGTCAACGGAGTCACCAACTCCGTCCTCCGCATCCTGGAATACCTACGCGACAACGGACACGACGCCCTCGTCATCGCGCCGGGCGCCCGCGACTTCGAAGAAGAAATCCCAGAATACGCAGGGTTTCCCATCGTCCGCGTGCCCACCATCATGGTGCCGATGATCAACTCGCTACCCATCGGCGTCCCCATGCCCGCAGTGATCAATGCGCTGCGCAGCTTCCACCCCGACGTCATCCACCTAGCCAGCCCCTTCGTCCTCGGCGGCGCAGGAGCATCCGCCGCGAAACAACTAGACATCCCCTGCGTTGGCGTCTACCAAACCGACGTCGCCGGATTCGCACAAAAATACAACCTCGCGCCGCTGATCGCCATGAGCTGGGAATGGACCAAAGCCATCCACAACAAATGCCAACTCACCCTCGCGCCCAGCAGCGCCACCATCAGCACCCTCCGAAGCCACGGCATACGCAACGTCCACCAATGGGCCAGGGGAGTCGACGCCCAACGCTTCAACCCCAGCAAACGCAGCCAACAACTGCGCACACAATGGAACCCCACGGGCGCACAAACAATCGTCGGATACGTCGGCAGGCTCGCCGCCGAAAAAGGCGTCGAACGGCTAGCACAGGTTGACGCCCAACCCGACATGCAACTCGTCATCGTCGGCGACGGCCCAGAACGCCCCACACTAGAAGCGCTCATGCCCAACGCCGTATTCACCGGCGCCCTCGACGGCGAAGAACTCGCACAGGCCTACGCCAGCTTCGACATCTTCTGCCACACCGGAGAATTCGAAACCTTCTGCCAAACCATCCAAGAAGCCCTCGCAAGCGGCATCCCCGCAATCGGCCCCAACGCCGGCGGCCCCATCGACCTGATCTGCCCCGGCTCCCACGGCGCCCTCCTCGACGTCGACACCTACCAAGACACCGTCGTCAACACCATCCGCCAACTACGCGCACCCAACAGTTACCCCACACTGTGCCAAAATGCCCGGGACAGCATCGAAGGAAAAACCTGGGAAGCACTGTGCGAACAACTCCTTGATTACTACCAGCAAGCAATGTCCGCGACCTCGCCCCGATGGCGCCGCACCATCGCCGCCCCCATTCAACGCGTACGGCGTGCGGTAGCCTTGAGGCCGTGGCAAAAGCAACGCTAG
- a CDS encoding demethylmenaquinone methyltransferase → MAKATLDKNPKDVARMFDDVGKNYDITNTVLSFGQDKLWRARTRSRLDLKPGEKVLDLAAGTAVSTEELAKSGAWIVACDFSQGMLAAGKDRDVPKVVGDGMHLPFADASFDAVTISFGLRNIHDYRAGLRELLRVTKPGGRITVAEFSTPIVPIWSTIYKEYLMRALPAVARIVSSNPDAYEYLAESIRAWPNQETLAQALRECGWVDVGWQNLTFGITALHSGIKPT, encoded by the coding sequence GTGGCAAAAGCAACGCTAGACAAAAACCCCAAAGACGTCGCCCGCATGTTTGACGACGTCGGCAAAAACTACGACATCACCAACACCGTGCTGTCGTTCGGACAAGACAAACTGTGGCGTGCCCGCACCCGCAGCCGCCTTGACCTCAAACCGGGTGAAAAAGTCCTCGACCTTGCCGCAGGCACCGCAGTATCCACCGAAGAACTCGCAAAATCCGGCGCCTGGATCGTCGCCTGCGATTTCTCCCAAGGCATGCTCGCCGCAGGTAAAGACCGCGACGTCCCCAAAGTAGTGGGCGATGGAATGCACTTGCCCTTCGCCGACGCCAGCTTCGACGCCGTCACCATCAGCTTCGGCCTCCGCAACATCCACGACTACCGGGCAGGCCTGCGCGAACTACTACGCGTCACCAAACCCGGCGGACGCATCACCGTCGCTGAATTCTCCACCCCGATCGTGCCCATCTGGTCGACGATCTACAAGGAATACCTCATGCGTGCACTCCCCGCAGTCGCCCGCATCGTATCTAGCAACCCCGATGCCTACGAATACCTAGCCGAATCCATCCGCGCATGGCCCAACCAAGAAACGCTCGCCCAAGCCCTGCGGGAATGCGGCTGGGTCGACGTCGGTTGGCAAAACCTCACCTTCGGAATCACCGCGCTCCACAGCGGAATCAAACCCACCTAA
- a CDS encoding geranylgeranyl reductase family protein, translated as MVARVDVLVVGAGPAGSAAAFHAARRGFEVLLVDQAVFPRDKTCGDGLTPRAMHELEALGVADAVGVGGYRNRGLMLHGFGASVECPWPKPGPVAGFAPVGSAMRRTQLDWLLASHACEQPGVRALGGAVVRDPVVVDGRLRSVVVASAGGADRAELRVEPRWVIVADGARSTLSKQLGRVWHKEHVYGIAARSYCESPLGSDPWIHSHLELKDPQSGDVLPGYGWIFPLGDGSVNLGCGALSTSRRPAKVNTKKLLRTYRQSCVGQAEGWEFSEPEGVASAVLPMGGAVSNVAGKNWALIGDAAGCVNPLNGEGIDYALETARLAVELLDDTPGRVLTDLWPGVLRATYGPAFSLARELGRLLTLPWFLPAAGPVGMRSGVMPTAARLMGNVVTPEDRDVVARVWRAAGGAAFGLSRRLGSADQLWGTQN; from the coding sequence CTGGTGGCGCGGGTGGATGTGTTGGTGGTGGGGGCTGGTCCTGCGGGGTCTGCTGCTGCGTTTCATGCGGCGCGTCGGGGGTTTGAGGTGTTGTTGGTGGATCAGGCGGTGTTTCCTCGGGATAAGACGTGTGGGGATGGTTTGACGCCGCGGGCGATGCATGAGTTGGAGGCGCTGGGTGTTGCGGATGCTGTGGGGGTTGGGGGTTATCGCAATCGAGGGCTGATGTTGCATGGTTTTGGTGCTTCGGTGGAGTGTCCGTGGCCGAAGCCGGGGCCGGTTGCTGGTTTTGCGCCGGTGGGGTCGGCGATGCGGCGTACCCAGTTGGATTGGTTGTTGGCGTCGCATGCGTGTGAGCAGCCTGGTGTGCGTGCGTTGGGTGGGGCTGTGGTTCGGGATCCTGTGGTGGTGGATGGCAGGTTGCGTAGCGTTGTGGTGGCGTCTGCTGGGGGTGCTGATCGGGCGGAGTTGAGGGTGGAGCCGCGGTGGGTGATTGTGGCTGATGGTGCTCGCTCGACGTTGTCGAAGCAGTTGGGTCGGGTGTGGCATAAGGAGCATGTGTATGGGATTGCTGCGCGTTCGTATTGCGAGTCGCCGTTGGGTTCGGACCCGTGGATCCATTCACATTTGGAGCTAAAGGACCCGCAATCGGGTGATGTTTTGCCTGGTTATGGCTGGATTTTCCCTTTGGGTGATGGTTCGGTGAATCTTGGCTGTGGAGCGTTGTCGACTTCACGGCGTCCTGCGAAGGTGAACACGAAGAAGCTGTTGCGTACTTACAGGCAGTCGTGTGTGGGGCAGGCTGAGGGGTGGGAGTTTTCCGAGCCTGAGGGGGTTGCTAGCGCGGTGTTGCCGATGGGTGGCGCTGTGAGCAATGTGGCGGGTAAGAACTGGGCGTTGATTGGTGACGCCGCGGGGTGTGTCAATCCACTCAATGGCGAGGGGATTGATTATGCGTTGGAGACTGCTCGGCTTGCGGTGGAGTTGTTGGATGATACTCCGGGCAGGGTGCTGACGGACCTGTGGCCGGGGGTGCTGCGGGCTACGTATGGGCCGGCGTTTTCTCTGGCGCGCGAGTTGGGTCGTTTATTGACGCTGCCGTGGTTTTTGCCTGCTGCGGGCCCTGTGGGGATGCGCAGTGGGGTGATGCCTACTGCGGCGCGTTTGATGGGCAATGTGGTGACGCCGGAGGACCGTGATGTGGTGGCGCGTGTGTGGCGGGCGGCAGGTGGTGCGGCGTTTGGTTTGTCGCGGCGTCTGGGTTCAGCCGATCAGCTGTGGGGCACGCAGAACTAG
- a CDS encoding polyprenyl synthetase family protein, with amino-acid sequence MTTTGAKITRSAGLDSAIDTGMAQVEQLLREQLAQGETFLSDKVQHLAFAGGKRFRPMFALLASQYGTRPGNPDVIKAAAVVEMTHLATLYHDDVMDEAAYRRGVKSANARWSNSVAILAGDYLLAHASHLMAQLGTDTVAHFADTFGELVTGQMRETLGAEDREPIEHYMDVIKEKTGVLIASAGYLGSLHAGAQPGHIEALRGFGADIGIIFQIVDDIIDIYSTPEESGKTPGTDLREGVFTLPVLYALAEDTAVGEELRGLLTGPLTNDDDVARALDLLAQTTGRQRALEQVYAYRDSANNWLEQLPADAPATGALRELMAFTIERVG; translated from the coding sequence ATGACCACGACCGGTGCGAAAATTACCCGCAGCGCCGGGCTCGACTCTGCTATCGACACCGGAATGGCCCAGGTCGAACAGCTCCTCCGCGAGCAACTAGCTCAGGGCGAAACATTCCTCAGCGACAAAGTCCAGCACCTCGCATTCGCCGGCGGAAAACGCTTCCGCCCCATGTTCGCGCTCCTCGCATCCCAATACGGCACCCGCCCGGGTAACCCAGACGTCATCAAAGCCGCCGCAGTGGTCGAAATGACCCACCTGGCCACCCTCTACCACGACGACGTCATGGACGAAGCCGCCTACCGACGCGGCGTCAAAAGCGCCAACGCACGCTGGTCAAACTCCGTAGCCATCCTCGCCGGCGACTACCTCCTCGCCCACGCATCACACCTCATGGCCCAACTAGGCACCGACACCGTCGCACACTTCGCAGACACCTTCGGAGAGCTCGTCACCGGTCAAATGCGCGAAACCCTCGGCGCCGAAGACCGCGAGCCCATCGAGCACTACATGGACGTCATCAAAGAAAAAACCGGTGTGCTGATCGCCTCCGCAGGCTACCTCGGCAGCCTCCACGCCGGGGCCCAACCCGGACACATCGAAGCCCTCCGCGGATTCGGCGCAGACATCGGAATCATCTTCCAAATCGTCGACGACATCATCGACATCTACTCCACCCCCGAGGAATCCGGCAAGACCCCCGGAACCGATCTCCGCGAAGGCGTATTTACCCTGCCAGTTCTGTATGCGCTAGCTGAAGACACCGCCGTTGGGGAAGAGCTGCGCGGGCTGCTCACCGGCCCGCTGACCAACGACGATGACGTCGCGCGCGCCCTGGATCTCCTGGCGCAAACCACCGGCCGACAACGCGCACTCGAGCAGGTCTACGCATACCGAGACTCCGCCAACAACTGGCTGGAACAACTCCCCGCTGACGCCCCAGCCACTGGTGCACTGCGCGAGCTGATGGCGTTCACCATCGAACGCGTCGGGTAG
- the secE gene encoding preprotein translocase subunit SecE, whose translation MSDDLQPENKDLRPSGKRQVVGVSASATTSSEAYAARRAKENKAELEESGRGAVKDFFPEVVDEMKRVIWPTGRQMVNYTAIVLAFLIVLTAIVAGVDFLAGLGVEKVLIRD comes from the coding sequence GTGTCCGACGATCTGCAGCCTGAGAATAAGGACCTGCGTCCTTCCGGTAAGCGCCAGGTTGTTGGTGTCTCTGCGTCCGCAACAACCTCCTCCGAGGCCTACGCTGCACGACGTGCAAAAGAAAACAAAGCTGAACTTGAAGAGTCCGGCCGTGGAGCAGTCAAAGACTTCTTCCCCGAAGTTGTCGATGAGATGAAGCGTGTCATCTGGCCGACCGGTCGCCAGATGGTTAACTACACCGCCATCGTGTTGGCATTTTTGATCGTCTTGACCGCGATCGTTGCTGGCGTTGACTTCCTTGCCGGCCTGGGGGTTGAGAAAGTCCTCATTCGCGACTAG